Sequence from the Fibrobacter sp. UWP2 genome:
CGGCGCAGATCGAGAACGCGGGTGCCGTGTTTATCGGCCCGTGGTCCAGCGAGCCGGTGGGCGACTACTTCGCGGGCCCGAACCACGTGCTGCCCACGAACGGCACGGGCCGTTTCTTCAGCCCGCTCGGCGTGTACGACTTCCTGAAGCGCATGAGCATCATCCGCTACAGCGAGAAGGCCATCAAGAAGAACGCGAAGGCCATTGCCGCCGTCGCAAACGAAGAAGGCTTTATCCACCACGCTGCCGCGGTTCTCAAGCGTCTCTAAGCGCCTTTAACTGCTAGTTCGTAAAGTCTTTTGACTTCGCCGAGGTCCTTGATGAGGGCTTCGGTGATTTCTTTTGCGGGGACTGCGCTGGTGGGAACTGCGCAGGCTTTGCAGTATATTTCGTCGGCATCGGTCTCGAAGCGCACGCTGTCGGCCGGGATAAGAGGGATTGCCGCCACGGTAGACTTCTTGCGGAAGCTGTCGTTGTGGAGCGAGAATAACGCCCCGAGGGGGAGGGCGGCTCGCACAATCCCCGCATCCCCGCCGAAGCGGTGGAATATGGGTCGCGACGTACTAAGCGACGTACTAAGCGGCGTACTAAGCGAAGTACTAGGGGCTGTTCCGTGCGACTTCCCGAATCCGTTCTTTTTCAGTAGCGCTACGACCCTTCCGTAATCGCCCACGCAGTGGATCTGGAGGTCGCGCCCCAGTTCCAGTGCGAGCTTGATTTGCCGTACAAAAACCTGCTCCTGAATACTGCCATCCTCGTACCCCGGGAATCGCCGGTCGAGCCCTGCTTCGCCGACCTGGGCGTCCGGGTCGCTTTCCAAAATCTCCCGCAGTTTTGCGAAGTCCGCCTCCGTGACGTTCCCCGCAATCATCGGGTGGACCCCGTAGGCGGCGCAGTTCATATCCGCGGTGCGGTTCACACCCGCGACGCACAACTTGTTCACGGCCTCCCATTCCCACGGTTCGCAGGCCACGGCCACATAGCGGTATTCCCGCTCCGCCAGCAGCCTCGCCAGTTCCATGGGCTGGGGTAGCCTCGCCAAATGCAGGTGAAAATCGAACATAACCTCAATATAGTACGCCAAAAAGCGTCTTTTATGCGAAATATCCAATTTATTTGCTTTTTTGCTTGTTTTTTGCGGAGAAAAAGCCTAGTTTAAGTTCGTTGGTTCCCAACTTTGATTTTTGCAATAACACAAAGGAGTACTTATGCGTGACTTGCTCGAGAAGGCCTTGAAAAAAGGTTTGAGCGTGACTTTCTCTAACGAAAATGGTTTTGCCGTCATTCGCATATTGAAGGGTGACGACGTTGTTGCCAGCTGCAGCCTCGGTTCTGCTGATTTCCGCTCGTCTGTCGAGGATTCGCTGCAGGCATTACTCCTAGACCTGGAACGCAAGGGAGTCTAGTTCGCTTTATTTTTTTGCTAACAAAAAAGCCCCGGTTGAACCGGGGCTTTTTTTTAAGGTTTTATATCTGCGAGCGGTCTTCCGTGAACGGAAAAGGCCCGTATTAACGGGCCTTTGCAGTGAGAGCGAGCGCCAGCCCTGTACTTGATTTACAGAATCTAGCGCGAGCGGTCTCCTGTGAACGGAAAAGGCCCGTATTAACGGGCCTTTGCAGTGAGAGCGAGCGCCAGCCCTGTACTTGATTTGCAGAATCTAGCGCGAGCGGTCTTCCGTGAACGGAAAAGGCCCGTATTAACGGGCCTTTGCAGTGAGAGCGAGCGCCAGCCCTGTACTTGATTTACAGAATCTAGCACGAGCGGTCTTCCGTGAACGGAAAAGGCCCGTATTAACGGGCCTTTGCAGTGAGAGCGAGCGCCAGCCCTGTACTTGATTTACAGAATCTAGCGCGAGCGGTCTCGTTAGTTTATCCGACCGACGAGGTTGCCGGAGAGCATGTAGTCTCTCGTGCTGCCGAAGCTGTGGAAGCCGGCAGAGAGGCTGAAGCGGTCGGTGAATGCCTTCTCGAGGTAGATGGCTCCGAGGACGTCCTTCACGTGCTTGGCGCCGAAGGTCTGGTATTCCTCATGATCCTTGCGATCGTTGATCCATTCGGCTTCGAGGATGATGCGGTCAACAACGGGGGTCTCGAAGGAGATGCCGCCGGTGACGGGCACGACCATGTCGTCGTTCGGGTCGATGTTCATCAAGGCGGCTTCGGCAAAGATGGCGAAGAAGTTCTTGATGATGGGGAGCTTGGCCTTGAGGGAAGCGTTGTGCGCAACGTCCACGTCGGAGTCGTAGACCACGTCAAAGATGTTGCTGCGGTAGGCGAGCTGGATGCTCAGGTCGTTGAGGCTTTCGAGACCGTGGAAGTTGAACGCGGCGCGGATGTCGCCCTTGTCGAGGTTAGCGGAACCGCTGATAAGGGAAATGTAGATGTCCATGTTGTCGGTCGGGGTGAAGCCGAACTGCAACTGGTTCTCGGGATCCTGCGTCGACATGAAGCCGGTCAGGTAACCGTCGATGTAACCACCGAAGTAGTCGCCGTTCTTGTCGGTGTTGTCCCAACGACCGACCTTGAACACGAAGTTGTCGGTGTTCTGCATGGCCCAAGCTTCGTCCAGCGAGAAGTAGTCGTCCGTGGTTTTGGCGGT
This genomic interval carries:
- a CDS encoding TatD family hydrolase; amino-acid sequence: MFDFHLHLARLPQPMELARLLAEREYRYVAVACEPWEWEAVNKLCVAGVNRTADMNCAAYGVHPMIAGNVTEADFAKLREILESDPDAQVGEAGLDRRFPGYEDGSIQEQVFVRQIKLALELGRDLQIHCVGDYGRVVALLKKNGFGKSHGTAPSTSLSTPLSTSLSTSRPIFHRFGGDAGIVRAALPLGALFSLHNDSFRKKSTVAAIPLIPADSVRFETDADEIYCKACAVPTSAVPAKEITEALIKDLGEVKRLYELAVKGA